The genomic region ACCAGCACTAATCCCCTGCCACGCATCCATTCAGCCTCCGAGGACAGCGTGTCAACAATACCCTGTACCTCAGCATAGTTATTTTGCACCACATTCAGCGCAGACGAGCTTATGGCACGCGCCTCCTCGGCCTTTTGCCTGGCTTCCTCAGCAGAAGCAACTTTCGATCTTTCAGCCTCAAGATCGATCTCCAAGGACTCACTTTTGTCAACCTGCTTTTGTAGGCGACGTTTTAGCTCGACAATCTCGACGTCCTTGGCGATCAGATCCTTGTCTTTTCCTGACAGCTGCGACTTCACCTCAGCCAGCTCAACCTACGAGGGCTAAAAGACTCAGACACATTATACAAACAATGCACAAAGGGAGAAAAGGCAAACGTGTCACAAACCTCAGCACTCTCTTTCGCTGCTTGCGCATCTTCAACCTTCTCGGTCAGTTCCACAACCTTACCCTCAAGCTCCGTAATCTTGTTGCGAGCCGCATACGCGCGCTGGTTGCCCTTTTCACATATTCTCTTGAACTCTCCACGCTCCTTGGACAATAGCTCCTCAGCCGCACGAAATTTGCCATGAAGGCCTTCACGACCCCACTCTTCTGATTTCCTATCAGATTCAAATTTCGTCTTTTCCTCAACAAAGGCAGCTTTAGCAGTCTTATAATCCTTCACTTCTTTCAACAGGCGGTCACAATACTTCTCCTAATCAGTCCGTTCCTTAACCATTGTGCGCCATTCACGCACAATCTGGTGATTGGCAGCGCGAGTGTTGGCCTCTCCAACAACGTAGGCTTGGTACAACCCATCATGGGTTCGCGCCCTTTGGCGATTCACTTCACCAGGAGTGAAGGAATTTAAGAGCCATTCTCGACATGCTGAGAAATCCTTGAACGCGTCTTTTTGCTTCAAACCCCAAGGAGCTTGTTGTGGAGCGTTGCCGCGCAACTCCTCGGTATACGTCTTGTAATACAAATCTCCGATAGTATCTTTTGGACCGATAGGATATTGCGGCACAAAACCTCCAGGACCACCATAGCTCGCGCCACCAGCAGCAGCAAGTTTCTCCTTATCAACAGCCGAACCAGACCCACCAGCAGAGGCTACTTGAGTAGTTTGAACGGGGGCATCAGCTAACAAAGGTTTAACCGGTTTCTTCACTTCCGGACCTTTACCCCTCTCATGGATGGGCTGGTCAAGCCCTGTGATGTGAACGACCTCCGGACCCTGCGCCTTTTTAGGAAAAGTAGCAGCAGTAACCTCGGTCTCCTTGGGTTCAGAAGTAGGCTGGTCAACAGCTCCCTTTTCATCCATCTCCTTCTCAATAAGCTTCTCGCCAGCTTTTGTTTTCTCCTTCTGAGAATCAGTACGCTTGAATGGTTTGATGGTAACCCTGGTAACCCTAGGCCTTTTCTGCACCGGCTCCGAAGGTTCTGTGATGGTGACACCCTTCTTTTCAGGGGTCTTCTTTTTGGCCTCTGCAAAAAATGAAGTGTTAAATAGATGGAACGGCGAGGAAAACAGGGTAACAAAGAAACTAATCAGGGGAAAATTTGTACAGAGAGCACAGGTTGCTCTTTTTTCCGATCAGAGGGACCCCACCAGGCTTTGACATCACAGACGCACCAACCACAGCCTCCCTGCTCCTTTTTCTGATCAACTTCACAACAGTCTATTCATCCTCTACTTCTTCTTCGTCCTCTTCTTCTTCATGCGCGAAAGAAGACGGAGTGACCCCAGTATCAGGGttgcgagaacccgcgctccctgAGCTCTTTGAACCAGCAGCTCCCGCCTCCTTCTCGCCTATGAGCGATAAACCTTCAAATGAGTCACTGATAATAACGTAATCTTCTAAGTTACTTTGACGTAGGTGGAGGGTACCTTTATCAGCAACACCAGCAGTTGCGCGACTGCTACCACCTTTCTTGCTGGTCACATCAGCATCGATGGTGATGACTTTCTTCATCTTCTtggttttctttttcttctcttcTGGGTCAATACCCaagtcgcgcaacacacctgcaaagatggtAGACCAGGAACTTAACTCCGCATTGGAAGATCCgacagactcctcgctggaaagataaacaatctctttcccagcagaagtcaaaGCGCGCAGAGGTCGAAGTGTCGAACCCTGACCATCCCAGGAGGATTCATCTGCGAGATATGAAACCCATAAAATCGAAGAATGTGGGCCATAAAGTTCTTCGCCGGCAACCGGAAGTTGCCCTGATGAAAGAAATCCTCAAATAACGTGATATAGCCCGGCGGCGCATCGGCGGCCGTCTGATTCTGACCGGGATACTTAGCATCCCATTCCGGTGGAAACCGGAAATTCAGAACAATCTGCTCGAACAGCCCCAGATCCCATTTGAGGACGGGAACAGGACCTTTTTCACCAGGATTGTCTTCATGATGTTCTTCAGCCATGAGTATTGAGTTTAAACTTCGAAAAGTTCCGGAAGAAGTTTTGAAGATACGATGAAGATTCTTCAAGAATCTGATATCGacacttgaagatttgaagatctgCAGAAAATAGAGAGAAAATAGGAGCAATTAAAGAGAAAGTGATCCCTTCCATCATCTCATCGGATATATATAcgcatcgcatttaatgcgatgggtaaacgtgccgaGATCACCGCGCACGTGCCCAATTACAGAACGCCACGAAAGGCGGAATTATcggagtgacggttaccacgcgcgcgtgggcctcattCGCCTGACGGAAAGCCGAACCGTTAGGGACAACTTGATGACAGCAGTGTCAgcagtcaactcaaacgtcgccatCAGCGACATTTGCGCCAACTCGTCAGAATTCAAATTTCGAGGGTTTTCCCGCCTAAAGTTACTACAAACTTCATGCAAAAGATACTAAGGCCGCGCATCAGCAACAATTGACCAATAACCCTGCACGCGTCAACCTAAAGGCAGTGAATCACCAAAAGCCAACCTGGTAGTCGCGCCATAGTAACCAACAATTACACGCGCGCCGACAACCAGGATCAAGCAAGCACTTTCAAAGCTTTAACTTCTTTTTTTTAAGttcagagctccaaccacttactttgcgcatggtgcagcactggactggggggcttaaaggggtatggtcccaaaaaagGTCGCGCAAACCTTCCTACAGGTCGCGCgcaggaccatactccttaatcaGCAAAATGTTCAATCTCAACCTCGCGCGACCTACTTCAGCATTGATTTACCTCGCGCGAGGTCTAAACAAGAAATAACACTGACCTCAACACTTAGCCTTCTGAATAAGAGTCTTCAACAACTATAATCCTGCGCGGGCTACTAACGTGCTCAGTAAGGGTCGCGCAGGACATGTAGCGAGTGACCACTTCAGAAgatacacaaggtacaagtggcagacgAAAAGAGCCAATCCGCATCCTCCAGGTTCTGCccaatcgtgctccacgattgTCTGATGTACAAGAGACAAAAAGTACTCAAGGACGcttacgtggcaccaatcacagggcagagacacctgccccacaatctccacttacctgctggTAGCAGAGGGACAACGAGGCCGATAAaagtgacacgtggctccaatcacggTGCCCCAGCACCGGAgagcttctagaagccactaacggtcgacaccagtgagacaaggagcatatccgctacgttatcgccttccggcccaaggcccatcagcccacatccacacctctccggctataaatagagaccttagtTCACAGGTTAAaccattctattccctctacacTCACTCTTTACTCACTTTAATCTCctcaaagcagatacttattctcacgccggagtctggttaagagggaaaccccccatattcccctcttaacgagctaacggtgtttcCGTTTTGCAGGATCATCCGGTCATTAAGGAGCTCAGGAAACCAAAAAAGATTAACCCTTATGattgaaacataaaccaaactaattaacaaTCAAATTAGTTACGTGTTTCTTCAATTCGTCACTGATACATCAGTCTATACATTATAGCTTTTTAGCAATGCATCACATGTGTTTACTAGTATCCACCGGTAAATATCGTATATAGTGACTTAGAGAATACAACGTGTTTTACTTGAGAAATGTTACCACATTCTTATAGCGTGTTCATCTATTTACGACTCATGAGTGAATGCACTTGGTATTTGCCACAAAACAACAATTTGGCTTCGGTACATTTCTATAAATctgattattttttttataacttttatatattAGTTCTACTTTTCTAATGCACGAAACATATGGCAGCACGAGCATGCTGTCGGGAATTAGTGGGTGCACACTCTCGACGCTTTTCCTAAAAAACAACATTCATGGATTGAAAAACAAACCTGGAAATTGGAGGTGTGTATCATCCCAAACCTGCTTCAAAATATAACACAAGAATGAATGAAGCTGTGAACGTGAATGCTCTGTTTCTTCTGATTCATTAATTGAAATACAAACCTGGAAGTGAAGTTGTGCTCGGGTCGGTGTTTAACTAATGACTGACATAACCGAGATCCCTAATACCCGGAACCGACCCGATCTTATAGGGTAGTGTTTCGGTTCCCTGGATTATGCTTTTCCGGTTCTCGGGTTGGATCGGGTTCTTATAAGGTCGGGTCGGGTATCAacttttgctcacccctagttTGCATTGGAAAAATAGACAGAAAATAGCCCCAAAAATCTCTTGTTCTTTCTTTTATTTTTGGAGTGTTTGCCTACTAAAAACTCTGCCGGGACTCCTAATTCTtgaattcttttatttatttaacaaggTTAAAGAAAAATTATTCAAATTCCATTCCTTTATTCTCACAAACATTCTATCCACTTAAATCAGGTTTCAATTCAAACAAATAACATCTACCAAACACGTTAGGATTGAAATTTCATATCCGTATGGTGTATCCATTTCCCCTTAATTTCATATTCTAATATAGGGATACTGAAACCGAACCGCTACCACTATCGAATTACTGTACATAATAATTTTCGGTACTAATTCAGTATCCACTTTTTGACGTTGTTGGTATCGGTACTGGTATTTTATCGATTTTTATCTTCAAATACCGTATCGTACCGCACCGAGCATTTTCGACACCGGTACAAAATTTTAGCCATTTTCGACAAGGCCGTCTTTGAGGGGGTGCGGGGTGGGCGACGACACGAGGCCCAAACCCTTTGGGGGcccaaatctttttaattttgtaTAAAATTTACGTTGTATAAgctagaatatatatatatatatatatatatatatacagaatGGAAAGGTGACACAGATAAGCTCTTGTCGAGGTAGTTATTGCCTTGCTTAGATAACAAGAAGACGCGGGTTCTAATCTTGGCGTCTCTAAATTGTCTATTTTAGCTTcattttttagtatttttagcTATATATGACATTTAATGCATAATTTTGTCACCTACATCTTTTCCTTTAACTATGCTTAGCTAAAAATAACTATTTAAATTACCTTCACATAAATTTTAGTGATTAAATAATTGATGAGTTTATAATACATGAAAATTTGCTAAATAGGGCCAAAAATTTTTATCTCGCATAGggccaactttttttttttttttttgttattttcggaGACAGCCCTGATTTTCGGGTAACTCATCCTATTCTAATGGCATCAAATGAAAAAGAATGGGCTGGTAATTGGACTTTATGAACCGAAAAAACAGCCCACGATTTTATCATGAAGGCCCAGATTTTCCCGGCCCAATGCTTTTTGGCCCAAGTCACTACCATCACAAACTTCTATTTTGAATTTGACGCCAATAATCTCACAAAATTGGCACCCCAATTTTAGTTCACCTTCCTCAGATCTCCATTTTTAATCGAAACCTCGTATTCATATTTGCATTTCAGAATCCTACAATTATGGAAACAGAAGATTGGGAAACAACACAAATTATTCTACCATTGTAATCGTTTGATGTGTCACATTAGGTACAATGCCCTTTTGATAATCGTTTCAGATGTGTTTTCGTTGTGAAATGGTTTTCATATGATTTCTCTCATTTCGATTTCAGCTTGATGATCTCGGTTCGAATCTACTTTTTTATTAATTTGTTAGGAATTTATCCAAAATGTTGTTGGGAGTATGAGGAATTATTTGTTTCTTTTGATCTTATCATATGTTTGGATTTGTTAAATGTTGTCAATATAAAAAATCTATTGTGCATGTTAAACGCGAATAACAAAATTATGAAAATATGTATTTTGATGAGAAATTCTAATGAGTATAGGAAGTATACGTATCGTTAGACTATGATCACGTGACATCTTAGGCAGATCCCACATTGTTATGTTTTGTCAACAAGAGAGATACCGTGTCATAAGGAATGTCACTACTCAAATATGATCATTGCGTTTTGGGCGCAATGGTTAAGCATGTTCAGGTGGGAGACCTCCTGGGAAGTCTCCTCCCGGACAACCAAAAACAAATCCGTGAGCGGACAATATTGGTTGGTATGAGAGGCCGGATGTTACAGGTCATCTCTAGtaatttgtgatgattttaaaaggaCTCATGATTTTGGAAAATGATTTATAGAGAAAAGTTAATATAAAAAAGACTTTAATTTGCCTTATGATCATCGTTGTCAATAGCGATCGCTACGGTCGCCATAGCGAATAGCATGGCGTATAGGTACATGCTCGCTATATAGTCTCTAGCGATAGATAGCGGCctttaattgtttatttttttttaatataaatagcaattaaatatatctataaaatagctggattttaggtttttgttaaatatacatgcatggttttaaaaaacgtttGAGGCGTGCGCCTGAAGGCGCGCCTCGAAACGAAACGGCAAAAAAACGAGTCTGAGGCGCGCATCATGGTGTTTCTAATGTATATGCGCCTCAGAAGGGCTAAGGCGCTAAGAAAGCTGCGCCTTGGGTGCTCCTCAGGGATTTTGATAGTTGCTTTTGATgttttttgactttttgtgtcaatttcaagcatttcatgtctttttaagtgtgtttttgatgattttgatgaatctgatgatgaaattagttagtattatcatttttataatatatataatttttatatttatttattaataccgcctcggccttacgcctcgtttcacctcgaggcttacgcctcatGAGGCGAAGGGAAACCGTCTCGAAATTCatttccgttcttttaaaccttgtATACGTGTAAAATAGcgtatataccagggtattttgatataatatacatataaaattaaaaaaaaaaattctaaggtATCTCTATTTACAAATAGCGACCGCTATTTAatgctatgtagcatataggtaccttatcgatatttgtcgctattcgccattaacaactatgcttATGATTGCTTGAAACCGCAGGGCATGAAAGATTTGAAGGTTTTCTTCTCTTCGTAAGCAAGATTTGTGCACCATGTCAACTAAAGTTTCGGAGCCTGCATTTCAGGGAGTTGGTCAAAAAGTGTATCCTTACCAAGTTCCTTACATCTGTTATATAAATAAACTGTTCATGGATTGATATTATTAGTCTATTTCCATTGCAAAGAATAAAGGAACTAATGATGTTTAATGGATGCATGTACGGTTATTGGGTTAGTTTATTCTGTATGGTTTTTTCTTGACTCGTTTTAGAGGGATTGAAATATGGAGAATTGAGAACCTCCAACCTGTAGCTTTGCCAGATTCTGATTATGGTAGATTCTACTCTGGCGATTCATACATCGTCTTAAAGGTGCTTACGGCCGTCAAAATATCCCTTTTTCTCCTTCGTTTATACTTCTACGGGATGATTATATTTCAATGATTTGTGTATTTGCAGACTGCTGGCAAGGCCGGCGCGTATAAATATGATATACACTTTTGGCTGGGCAAAGATACTAGCCAGGTATTGCTAGCTATTTGTTTGTGTTTCTGCTTCTTTTTATGTATATTTAGTCGCATAAATGCCGTGAATTCATGATGTGAATTAGGATGAAGCTGGAACAGCATCTATGAAAGCTGTTGAGCTTGATGTGGTTCTTGGCAGTCGTGCAGTACAATACCGAGAACTTCAAGGTCATGAATCTAGTAGATTTTTGTCGTATTTTAAACCATGTTTATTGCCACTAGAGGGTGGTTTTTCATCTGGCATAAAGACACCCGAAGACGAAAACTATGAAACACGGTTGTACACATGTGAAGGAAAACGAGTTGCCAGATTGAAGCAGGTCCGGTTTTCCACAAAATATTTGATAGAGGTGGCAAACAGTTGGGTCGGGTGGGCTGGATAACTTGTTTGGGTTGAAACAAGGGTAAAAACGGGTTGGGCGCGCCGTGTTGGCCCTCTTTAATACTTCTTTATTTTtggattcttttttttttttccaaacaaGGCATGCATTAAATATAGAAATAACGTAAATCCTTAAAATAACGTGATACAAGAGGTTGTAGGCTCTAGAAATAGACTGAACGAATTTCAATCCGCTTGACACATTTCACTTCTGTCTCGTCTTTTTAATCTTCCCATTTGAATAAACACGACCCGAGGTCATAAATGGGCAGACTGAAATTGCCACCTCTAATATTTAACTTAAGTTGTTGTTAGTATTACGTCTACACTAATTTATCAAAACCATATATTTGTTTTGGATTCAGGTCCCTTTTACTCAATCCTCACTAAATCATGATGAGATCTTCATCTTGGACACGAAAGATAGAATATTTCAATTCAATGGGGCAAATACAAATAATAATGAAAGGTCCAAAGCTTTGGATGTTGTTCAGCTTTTAAAGGACAAATATCATGAGGGGAACTGCACTGTTGCAATTGTTGGTAGGGCTTATGAAAGTCAAGTTCATTATGTTTACCTATGATATACTATTATATAATTTTAAGGTTAACAGCATTGCTCCTCATTtatttggtttaaaaaagcgcgcctTAAGCGCGAAGCGCACCTACGCGCAAACTAGATCGCCTTGTGTGACATAAGGCGCAAGGTGTACAAGAAGCGCAGATGAGGCGCACTTTTTAGGGGGAAAATCGACATAAGGCGCAGTTGAGGCGCGCGCTTTTTGTACATGGGGTGTTTCTATGCAGCTGAGTGTTGTACAACAGGCTTTTTATGCTGTACAtttatgtttttttcattttaaaacatatataaagcttaATTATAGCTAAATCATAGGTATTGGATGCCAAACACTTATgggatatataaaataaattatataatcacTTTGCGCTTTGCGTACGAAAAGCtcaccgcttttgcgcttcgcGCTTCGGTTTTAGATCTCATCGCTTTTGTGCGCTTtccgcttttttaaaccaagctcaTTTATTACAtctgatttttttttatcattttattgACATGCAGCAGATGATGGAAAACAACCAACAGAAGGTTCTGGACTCTCAGGTGAATTCTGGGCTCTCTTCGGTGGGTTTGCGTCTATTGGCAAGAAGACAGCAAGCGAAAATGATATAATTCCGGAGAAAACTCCTGCGAAACTTTATTGGTATAATTGCAGTTTTTAGTTCTTTGTGATTCTTAATTGAGGGGGTCAACCATATAAgatgtaaacatgttaacaagTATTCACGAATGGGGTTGATTCGAGTATTTGTTTTATCTCTAAGGGgtcaaatatattattattaattttaaaatAGTTTACgttttgtaatcatatttgacacgctagtttttttttttttttaaatatacgaAAGTCTTGGGAAAAAGTGTTTCAGGTCAACCCCAACTCTTTCAAACCTCAACAAAAAGTATCCATTTTGAGAAGAATCGTTTCGACAGGTGGCCCGGCCGCCAATTTTCCACCTCTAGTGTGGGTATAGAAGGTTGATCTCGTTGGCTATTACATGAAAATGTGCATCATgctaaccttttttttttttttttttttttttggcagcATTGCTGGAGGTCAAGTACAGGATGTAGTTGGGGAACTTTCCAAATCATTACTACGCACCGATAAATGCTATATATTATATTGTGGCACACACGTGTTTGTTTGGGTTGGTCGAGCAACACGACTGGAAGATAAAAAAGCCGCCATGCAGACTGCTGAGGTAGGCagtgatcaaacaaaataatctCTATCTCTACCTTCATTTCATCTTGTGTATTGGTTATTGAGTTCCCCTATAACCATATGCAGGAGTTCATTGTGAACCATAATATTTCAAAGTCAACTCTTGTAACCCGACTTATGCAAAGTCACGAGACAAGTTCATTTAAATCCAACTTCGGGTCATGGACAACAGCTTCAACCGCTGCTCCTTTTGAGGAGGGTAGAGGGAAAGTAGCAGGTAGACTCACTCTCACCAGTTTACTTATGAACGGGTCGATTTGGTTTGTCTTTTATCTCAAACGGGTTGAACCGGCTGAAAATCGCCCTAAATCTATATTGAATCCTCATAACCTCCtaaattgtatattttttttttcaaaccgcACCCGAAAATGCATCCATTCCAACGCGAACCCGTTTTTAATCTTTCATGGTGGGGTACCAATGATGTTATTTTTTTCTTAATTACTAGCTATGCTGAAGCAACAAGGTGGTCTTCTCAAAGGACAGACGAAACCTTCTCCCGTAGAGGAGGAAGTTCCACCATTGCTTCCCGAAAATGGAGAACTTGAGGTTTGATCCATAACTTTTCGCCACAGAAATTTTGGAATAAAAAGATTTAAAGTTGTTCGCCTTTTAGGTATGGCATATTGATGGAGAATCTAAGACACCGGTACCCAAGGAAGATATCGGTAAATTTTACAGTGGAGATTGCTATATTTGTGACTACTCCTACGATGTTAACGATAAAAAAGATCATTATCTCTGCTGTTGGATTGGGAAGGATAGCATCCAGGTAACATAAAATAAATTTAGCTATGCAAATGGTGTTTTTACACTGGAAATTAGGCTTGTAAATAAACCGAACGGATATGAACAGAGGCATGTTTgtcttcgttcatttaactttaactgaacacgaacatataatcaaacatattttcttgtttatgttcctttattaagaaaatgggcatgctcgtgtttgtttgtttaaaacctaaacgaacggttcacgaacgtaaacaaacaaacttaaatgaaCATAGTTTAGCAAACAATAAACAACACAAATAAACATAATTGACTAAATATAATGAACATAAAGTAAATTTTTATATGAATTAGTGATTAATTACAATAAATTCCATTAGAAACCccatttttattactagaaagcCCAATTACCagttagttatatttatataagtagttagaaaattCCTTAACATTCATATAAATATAGCTACTTATGTattgaaattgaaattgaaattaACATAAACGAACTAACATAAACAAACGTAAACAAaagaacataaatgaacaaacataaacggaCATTCTCGAACATATATGAACAAACAAAACGTgtattcatgttcgttcgtttaattaaatgaacaaaaaattgtgttcatgttctttcgtttattaaataaacaaacttcccgccgaacatgTTCATGAACAACTCATGATGGTTCGGTTCGTTTACATGCCTATTTTCTTTTATCTAGTTCTCAATATTTGGAAATTGCATATGGTCAAACTTTATGTTATTTAACATTTTACGCCTCAGGAGGACCAAACATTGGCTTCCCAGCAGGCTACATCAATGTTCAAATCTCTCAAGTGCAAACCAGTGCAGgtaacataatttaaaaaaaaaaagttttcgcAGCGTTgaatacaaattaaaaaaaaattacaatctTCTTTCTGCAGGGTCGGGTTCATCAAGGAAAAGAGCCACCACAATTTGTTGCCATCTTTCAGCCTATGATTGTTCTCAAGGTACCTGTATATATAAAGTTGTACTAGTGGTTAGATATTATTTATAATTTAGATATTTGTCGATAAGTTGTTATTTGGTGCTTAGCAATGGTATGTATGGTCTTTTACTAGGGAGGACTGAGCTCTGGTTACAAAAGCTACATTGCAGACAAGGGATTGAAGGATGAGACCTACAATCCAGATACTTCTGCTTTGATTGAAATATCAGGAACTGCAATGCACAATAACAAAGCTATTCAAGTAGATGTGGTATGCATTTGGATAAATATATATGAGAATTATTTGGAGGGTTTCATCATTTATTCCAGTCTGCTAATCACACGAttcttacacacacacacacacacacatatatatatatatagagagagagaaaggttaacatacaaaaagccttatcatacttcacgtacgcgaGTATAGTAACCGTCAGATCAGGTCCATGCGTGATTAATCAGTCCCCTGCGTGATTATTTAAACGTGCGTGATTACATATACCTATGCGTGATTACATACCCTATGCGTGATTATGTACAAAAAATCCTGCATGCGTGATTAGGTATTTAAAGTtcataacgtgcgtgattttcatATGTACATGCGTCATTTTGTCGCGTACGTTAACGTACGTTAAGgcgttttgtacattatactttctctctctctctctctctatatatatatatatatatatattcacacaTAGGGGAGGATTCTAAGCAAAAGACAATTTTTTGCGAGAATAGAAAGAACAATATAAAtcactcaattttttttttcaaatttaaaaatttaATACAAGAAAATGGTTGAAATGCAATGTTTATTCATCTCTTCTAACATTCTAGAAAAATATATAAAGAAACTTCGTTTATTTATTAAACTTACACATGCGTAATTAAAcgtttaaaaatgaaaaataacatATGTTCAAATTAGTTTAATGGTTTTTTACATCATCTAGACATTTGTACGCAAGAGGTAAAAGTTTTTAAAAACATGAACCATTGATAGAAAAAGTTAACGATTCAggtttgttctttttgttctagcaATAATTTAGTCTTTTGTAGTGAACCtctccccatatatatatatatagttatagtTAAATCCTTTCTGAGGAGatggtccaagataggacttTGTGGAGGCGTAGGATTATGTCACTAGAGATGCACCTTTCTGAGGATATGGTCCAAGATAGGACTAAAAGTATTCATGGATTGATATTATTGATTGATTCATAAAGAATACAAGCAAACCCCTATATATAGGGAAGAACCAAGAACCTATACAAGCACCTAATTAGGAACTGATAACAATTCCTAAAATACAAGGATTCCTATCACCAAATATAAACATTCTAGAATAATctaaataataatgataataataatatatacgGTGCTAATATTCCCCCGCAGTTTGAGCGGGCGGAGTACAAACGCTTAAACTGGAGCGAAATGACTGAAACAAGTCTCTTGGAAGGCCCTTGGTAAAAA from Helianthus annuus cultivar XRQ/B chromosome 10, HanXRQr2.0-SUNRISE, whole genome shotgun sequence harbors:
- the LOC110885250 gene encoding villin-2 isoform X1, which encodes MSTKVSEPAFQGVGQKVGIEIWRIENLQPVALPDSDYGRFYSGDSYIVLKTAGKAGAYKYDIHFWLGKDTSQDEAGTASMKAVELDVVLGSRAVQYRELQGHESSRFLSYFKPCLLPLEGGFSSGIKTPEDENYETRLYTCEGKRVARLKQVPFTQSSLNHDEIFILDTKDRIFQFNGANTNNNERSKALDVVQLLKDKYHEGNCTVAIVADDGKQPTEGSGLSGEFWALFGGFASIGKKTASENDIIPEKTPAKLYCIAGGQVQDVVGELSKSLLRTDKCYILYCGTHVFVWVGRATRLEDKKAAMQTAEEFIVNHNISKSTLVTRLMQSHETSSFKSNFGSWTTASTAAPFEEGRGKVAAMLKQQGGLLKGQTKPSPVEEEVPPLLPENGELEVWHIDGESKTPVPKEDIGKFYSGDCYICDYSYDVNDKKDHYLCCWIGKDSIQEDQTLASQQATSMFKSLKCKPVQGRVHQGKEPPQFVAIFQPMIVLKGGLSSGYKSYIADKGLKDETYNPDTSALIEISGTAMHNNKAIQVDVAATSLNSYGCFIAQTSSSVFTWHGNQSTAEQQQLTGKVVEYLKPGVTTKLAREGKESLAFWLAVGGKQSYDSKKVTQEVVREPHLFEISSKGKFEVEEVYNFEQDDLLAEDFMILDTHAEVIVWVGQSVDPKEKQNALEIGQKYVDLAASVDGLSPNVPLYRVQAGSEPCFFTTYFSWDPTKATVQANSFKKKAILLFGPGVIENYDNKPEVNKSGATQRASAMAALTSAFKSSTVTKPATTTAPRVFNRASQRAAAIAALSNVLTAERKGPLPDSPPGRQQKKNTSSEPSSPNTNSAIVDQVPATALAPAPDPAPDPAPVKSEEPENNEVSEAASETSEPNPETNEEESSVKETDEEEKACEDTQSTYSYDQLISKSTNPVTGIDFKKRETYLSPEEFEEVFKMTKEKFYELPRWKQDHIKKKVDLF
- the LOC110885250 gene encoding villin-2 isoform X2; its protein translation is MSTKVSEPAFQGVGQKVGIEIWRIENLQPVALPDSDYGRFYSGDSYIVLKTAGKAGAYKYDIHFWLGKDTSQDEAGTASMKAVELDVVLGSRAVQYRELQGHESSRFLSYFKPCLLPLEGGFSSGIKTPEDENYETRLYTCEGKRVARLKQVPFTQSSLNHDEIFILDTKDRIFQFNGANTNNNERSKALDVVQLLKDKYHEGNCTVAIVDDGKQPTEGSGLSGEFWALFGGFASIGKKTASENDIIPEKTPAKLYCIAGGQVQDVVGELSKSLLRTDKCYILYCGTHVFVWVGRATRLEDKKAAMQTAEEFIVNHNISKSTLVTRLMQSHETSSFKSNFGSWTTASTAAPFEEGRGKVAAMLKQQGGLLKGQTKPSPVEEEVPPLLPENGELEVWHIDGESKTPVPKEDIGKFYSGDCYICDYSYDVNDKKDHYLCCWIGKDSIQEDQTLASQQATSMFKSLKCKPVQGRVHQGKEPPQFVAIFQPMIVLKGGLSSGYKSYIADKGLKDETYNPDTSALIEISGTAMHNNKAIQVDVAATSLNSYGCFIAQTSSSVFTWHGNQSTAEQQQLTGKVVEYLKPGVTTKLAREGKESLAFWLAVGGKQSYDSKKVTQEVVREPHLFEISSKGKFEVEEVYNFEQDDLLAEDFMILDTHAEVIVWVGQSVDPKEKQNALEIGQKYVDLAASVDGLSPNVPLYRVQAGSEPCFFTTYFSWDPTKATVQANSFKKKAILLFGPGVIENYDNKPEVNKSGATQRASAMAALTSAFKSSTVTKPATTTAPRVFNRASQRAAAIAALSNVLTAERKGPLPDSPPGRQQKKNTSSEPSSPNTNSAIVDQVPATALAPAPDPAPDPAPVKSEEPENNEVSEAASETSEPNPETNEEESSVKETDEEEKACEDTQSTYSYDQLISKSTNPVTGIDFKKRETYLSPEEFEEVFKMTKEKFYELPRWKQDHIKKKVDLF